One window of the Desulfuromonas acetoxidans DSM 684 genome contains the following:
- a CDS encoding DUF3450 domain-containing protein codes for MMNTAWKTLCLTLAISTLPLQALAADPAQIQQQSTATLKQEVATQDKVEQWSEQRQALVNDLLDQKTQLEWNRFQTKKYRQYVDHKQTTIADLKRQKEQMTLLRKELEPFLDSSVEQLHNDVAKDLPFLDQERSERLAFLDQSLTDPDLALSEKLRRVLEALQVEADYGNSVEVTEQTLSLASGDTMVQVLRLGRVGLFYLSPNGDKVGQWDVQERVWKPLPEEYRDTVRVTIDIIEQKRAAELIDLPLPEAVRSTEGV; via the coding sequence ATGATGAACACAGCATGGAAAACCCTGTGCCTGACCCTGGCCATCAGCACCCTGCCCCTGCAGGCTCTAGCTGCCGACCCGGCACAGATCCAACAACAAAGCACCGCCACCCTCAAACAGGAAGTCGCCACTCAGGACAAGGTGGAACAGTGGTCCGAACAACGTCAGGCCCTGGTCAACGACCTGCTTGACCAGAAGACCCAACTGGAATGGAACCGCTTTCAAACCAAGAAATATCGCCAATACGTTGATCACAAGCAGACCACCATTGCCGACCTTAAACGGCAAAAAGAACAGATGACCCTGCTGCGCAAAGAACTGGAACCATTTCTCGACAGCAGTGTGGAACAACTGCACAACGATGTCGCCAAGGACCTGCCGTTTCTTGACCAGGAACGCAGCGAACGTCTGGCATTTCTCGACCAGTCCCTTACCGACCCTGATCTGGCGCTGAGTGAAAAACTGCGCCGAGTCCTCGAAGCGTTGCAGGTGGAAGCCGACTACGGCAACAGTGTTGAAGTCACCGAACAAACCCTGTCTCTGGCCAGCGGCGACACCATGGTCCAGGTGCTGCGTCTGGGGCGTGTCGGCCTGTTTTACCTCAGTCCCAACGGCGACAAAGTCGGCCAGTGGGATGTGCAGGAGCGGGTGTGGAAACCATTGCCGGAAGAGTATCGCGACACCGTGCGCGTCACCATCGACATCATTGAACAGAAACGTGCCGCAGAACTGATTGATCTGCCGCTGCCCGAAGCGGTTCGTAGCACGGAGGGCGTGTAA
- a CDS encoding TonB-dependent receptor has translation MMPRQTRVITFLVMTLLLLTTMAQTVLAANGRVAGQVQDSVNDINLMGVLVSADNGQTKTVTDRAGNYSINLATGEHSLTFSYLGYSNVTRQVTVAEGSTSSLDVDFGSEGMQMDEMVVSGQAVGQARALNQQKNAPNLQNIVASDAIGRFPDQNAAEALNRIPGVSIERDMGEGRFVIVRGIDPHLNSASIDGITLASAEDGTRAVLLDVIPTNVAGSLIVTKALTADMPADSIGGHIEIVSPSAYDRNERTIRGSVGGNYSDISDELTETGELTFGDVFGANDQFGALFSVSYDKREFGSDDVEADPWELNDDNEWVTEELQYREYDLTRERLGFTTNLEYKPNDNNSYFLRGLYSEFTDHEYRRRSIIKDMMMLPDTSSTGLIVGEDYEDDATELYPTTELQLKNREETQMNWALSVGGENEVDTWTIDYKAAYSYAEQDTPFDKQYLYETSDLNYTYSDADGDTPNITVNSGDMNDLSIYELDAIEDSEQLVEEEAWIFAANVKKELNTSFQSYLKTGIHVTLRNKTNDLEMTVYEDAPAALATLEGLTTGGRHENTDLPLIDDDVDDLFDSLKDDFGTIEYALEDSVAEDYETDENVYAGYIMGEADFGRFTLLPGVRVEYTDLECRGNAFDEDTETYSAQKKTNDYTNILPSLHSKVRFSDDLILYLAWTNTISRPQWDQMYYGKFTDDDGNIEIGNPDLDPYEAMNWDATLTYYMPDSLGMASIGVFYKDIDNFIYEQTADMGDYELTTFRNGDEGEVYGIELAYQQKLSFLPGALDGFSIEGNLTLSDSEVDVLPSEEGGEGRTVDMMRHSDTVGSVALSYEKYGFFVRLSGTYRSEYLDDLGEEKFEDRYIDDHFQVDLSTAYTFMDKYTLYANFINLTDEPLDAYYDQSGRNSQYEEYGWSARFGLKFNF, from the coding sequence ATGATGCCACGACAGACCCGCGTTATCACTTTTCTGGTGATGACGCTCTTACTACTGACCACAATGGCTCAGACCGTCCTGGCGGCCAATGGACGCGTGGCCGGCCAGGTACAGGATTCTGTGAACGATATCAATTTGATGGGCGTGCTCGTCAGCGCGGACAATGGCCAGACCAAAACCGTAACTGACCGCGCCGGCAACTACAGCATCAACCTGGCAACCGGCGAGCACTCTCTGACCTTCAGCTATCTGGGCTACAGCAATGTCACCCGCCAGGTGACGGTTGCAGAAGGCAGCACCAGCAGCCTTGACGTCGATTTCGGTAGTGAAGGGATGCAGATGGATGAGATGGTGGTCAGCGGTCAGGCCGTTGGTCAGGCGCGTGCTCTTAACCAGCAGAAAAACGCCCCCAACCTGCAAAACATTGTCGCCTCGGACGCCATCGGCCGCTTCCCAGACCAGAATGCTGCCGAAGCGTTGAACCGCATCCCCGGCGTTTCCATTGAACGCGATATGGGCGAAGGCCGCTTTGTCATTGTCCGCGGTATCGATCCGCACCTGAACAGCGCCTCCATCGACGGCATCACCCTGGCTTCGGCTGAAGACGGCACCCGTGCGGTTCTGCTCGACGTCATCCCAACCAACGTTGCCGGCTCGCTGATCGTCACCAAAGCGCTAACCGCCGACATGCCGGCGGACAGCATCGGTGGCCACATTGAAATTGTTTCGCCCAGCGCTTATGACCGTAACGAGCGCACCATTCGCGGCTCCGTCGGCGGCAACTACAGCGACATCAGTGACGAGCTGACCGAAACCGGCGAACTGACCTTTGGCGACGTGTTCGGTGCCAACGACCAGTTTGGCGCTCTGTTCTCCGTCAGCTACGACAAGCGTGAGTTCGGTTCCGACGACGTCGAAGCCGACCCCTGGGAATTGAACGATGATAACGAGTGGGTCACCGAAGAACTGCAGTATCGTGAATACGATCTTACACGTGAGCGCCTCGGTTTTACCACCAACCTTGAATACAAGCCCAACGACAACAACAGCTACTTTTTGCGCGGCCTGTACAGCGAGTTTACCGACCACGAATACCGTCGCCGTAGCATTATCAAGGATATGATGATGCTGCCGGACACCTCGTCCACCGGCCTGATCGTGGGTGAAGATTACGAAGACGACGCGACGGAACTGTATCCGACCACCGAGCTGCAACTGAAAAACCGCGAAGAAACCCAAATGAACTGGGCGCTCTCCGTCGGCGGTGAAAACGAGGTCGACACCTGGACCATCGACTACAAAGCCGCGTACTCTTATGCCGAGCAGGACACACCGTTCGACAAACAGTACCTCTACGAGACCAGCGACCTCAACTACACTTACAGCGACGCCGATGGGGACACACCCAACATCACTGTAAACAGCGGCGACATGAACGACCTGAGCATCTACGAGCTCGACGCCATTGAGGACAGCGAACAACTGGTCGAAGAAGAAGCGTGGATCTTTGCGGCCAACGTCAAGAAAGAGCTCAACACCTCGTTTCAGTCGTATCTGAAAACCGGTATTCACGTCACCCTGCGCAATAAAACCAATGACCTGGAGATGACGGTTTACGAAGATGCCCCGGCAGCTCTGGCTACCCTTGAAGGGCTGACCACCGGTGGCCGTCACGAAAACACCGATCTTCCGCTCATCGATGATGACGTTGACGACCTGTTTGACAGCTTGAAAGATGATTTCGGCACCATCGAGTACGCTCTTGAGGACTCCGTTGCCGAAGACTACGAAACCGACGAGAATGTCTACGCCGGTTACATCATGGGCGAAGCCGATTTCGGCCGTTTCACCCTGCTGCCCGGTGTGCGCGTTGAGTACACCGACCTGGAATGCCGGGGCAACGCGTTTGATGAAGACACCGAAACCTACAGCGCACAGAAGAAAACCAACGACTACACCAACATCCTGCCCAGCCTGCACAGCAAGGTGCGTTTCAGCGACGACCTGATCCTGTATCTGGCCTGGACCAACACCATCTCCCGTCCGCAGTGGGACCAGATGTACTACGGCAAATTCACCGATGACGACGGCAACATCGAGATTGGCAACCCCGATCTCGATCCCTACGAAGCGATGAACTGGGATGCCACTCTGACTTACTACATGCCTGATTCTCTCGGCATGGCGTCCATCGGCGTGTTCTACAAAGACATCGACAACTTCATCTACGAGCAAACTGCGGACATGGGTGATTACGAGCTGACCACCTTCCGCAACGGCGACGAAGGGGAAGTCTACGGCATTGAGTTGGCCTACCAGCAAAAACTCAGCTTCCTGCCCGGTGCGCTCGATGGCTTCTCCATCGAGGGGAATCTGACTCTGTCCGACAGCGAAGTAGACGTCTTGCCCTCGGAAGAGGGCGGCGAAGGGCGCACCGTCGACATGATGCGTCACTCCGACACCGTCGGCAGCGTAGCGTTGTCCTACGAGAAATACGGCTTCTTTGTACGCCTCAGCGGAACCTACCGCAGCGAATACTTGGACGATTTGGGTGAAGAGAAATTTGAGGACCGCTACATCGACGATCACTTCCAGGTCGATCTGTCCACAGCCTATACCTTCATGGACAAGTACACCCTGTATGCCAACTTCATCAACCTGACCGACGAACCGCTTGATGCCTACTACGATCAGTCGGGCCGCAACAGCCAGTACGAAGAGTACGGCTGGTCGGCACGCTTCGGCCTCAAGTTCAACTTCTAG
- a CDS encoding tetratricopeptide repeat protein: MTLFSPTQDTIHRWLAGAVLLLMLVCGLATSADAKLTFRQNKHLYQAQKALQVGDAQQCVTMIHSYTTEYPDDIPYPFYSLLGACYHQLNDYPKAAEAFATALKLQPDDAQLSINLATCYYLDGHYDQAGRQFSHSYQLQQAKDPQLLYQSAVAFIQGEHYRQAKQSLTSLINSGATIKANWYELLLSCHIELKEWQQGQQLLDRLLQQQPEHEPYWRLKAQIALQQEKYKQAASALEVTLRLHGDNRDDLTQLAGLYGYLRAPLRAADLLKRAYQDTPTPENSLKIARLYHQGYAYDEALAEVDAALHRSPKNSELHSLKAQLLYDRGSYQQLLALSPTTARPRQHLLQGYAAWHLGQWETARTHFKQALGDRRFRSQARNALDVLDLLAQAEQESNAAI; encoded by the coding sequence GTGACTCTCTTTTCCCCCACACAAGACACAATCCACCGCTGGCTCGCCGGAGCTGTGCTGCTCCTGATGCTCGTATGCGGTCTGGCGACCTCGGCCGACGCCAAGCTGACCTTCCGTCAGAATAAACATCTGTATCAGGCGCAAAAAGCCCTGCAAGTCGGCGATGCACAGCAATGCGTCACCATGATCCACAGTTACACGACCGAGTATCCCGACGACATCCCGTACCCGTTTTACTCGCTGCTCGGCGCCTGCTACCACCAGCTAAATGACTACCCAAAAGCCGCCGAGGCCTTTGCCACGGCTCTGAAACTGCAACCGGACGATGCCCAACTGTCGATCAATCTGGCCACCTGCTATTACCTCGACGGCCATTACGATCAGGCCGGACGTCAATTTTCCCACAGCTACCAATTACAGCAGGCCAAAGACCCCCAACTGCTTTATCAGTCTGCCGTCGCCTTTATTCAGGGGGAACATTACCGCCAGGCCAAACAAAGCCTGACCAGCCTGATCAACAGTGGGGCAACAATTAAAGCCAACTGGTACGAATTGCTGCTCTCCTGCCACATTGAGCTCAAAGAGTGGCAGCAAGGCCAACAGCTTCTCGACCGCCTGCTGCAGCAACAGCCCGAGCACGAACCCTACTGGCGCCTCAAAGCCCAGATCGCCCTGCAGCAGGAAAAGTATAAACAGGCGGCATCCGCCCTCGAAGTCACCCTGCGTCTGCACGGCGACAACCGCGACGATCTGACGCAACTGGCCGGGCTTTACGGCTACCTGAGAGCACCGCTGCGCGCTGCCGACTTGCTCAAACGCGCCTACCAAGACACCCCAACCCCGGAAAACAGCCTGAAGATTGCCCGCCTTTATCATCAGGGCTATGCCTACGATGAGGCCCTGGCTGAAGTGGATGCGGCACTGCACCGCTCGCCGAAAAACAGCGAGCTGCACAGCCTCAAGGCGCAACTGCTCTACGACCGGGGCAGCTATCAACAACTTCTGGCGCTGTCACCGACGACAGCCCGCCCGCGGCAACACCTGCTGCAAGGCTATGCCGCCTGGCATCTGGGCCAATGGGAAACGGCCCGCACCCATTTTAAGCAGGCCCTTGGCGACCGACGTTTCCGGTCTCAGGCCCGCAACGCCCTGGATGTCCTTGATCTCCTCGCCCAGGCCGAACAGGAGAGTAACGCTGCAATCTAA
- a CDS encoding MotA/TolQ/ExbB proton channel family protein, whose amino-acid sequence MKTLKTLVIAALLLVAHSSFAASWQEISDSLTTMNQQGLSRAAMIEQLIHQDEADLKKALSQLRSKVKQQKQQLSVAQQDLAKLSKVEQKLNQELAAEQEEIEGIQGTVLGAAKRVNDLFEHSPLGAEFVQQRQTIDTILEKKNFPGMDEIRALTALCRAYATAGSQVTLGNGEFFAEDGNVVRGEIARIGALGAVYRDRDNAGYLQANSDGRELVAVAGEIPGPALNAIDRFFSGEHSHLPLDISGGAVFLQMTQSKSFGEWLESGGFLVWPILAIGVIALLLAAERLAFFLRIRANSDTILHQVTRYVELDQIKEGEMFCREKKNAPTCQILASCLKQIGQTQEVLDNALEEALMKQMPRFEKFLPTMAMFAAIAPLLGLLGTVTGMISTFQVITVFGTGDPKMMSGGISEALITTQVGLAVAIPIMLLHHLFERRVDVLIGDMEEKGTAFKITLLKTGRITPQPQDSNHE is encoded by the coding sequence ATGAAAACATTGAAAACTTTAGTCATTGCAGCTCTGCTGCTGGTTGCTCACAGCTCTTTTGCCGCCTCCTGGCAGGAGATCAGCGATTCTCTGACCACCATGAACCAGCAGGGGCTGTCCCGCGCGGCCATGATCGAACAGCTGATACATCAGGACGAAGCCGATCTAAAAAAGGCCCTCAGCCAACTGCGCAGCAAGGTAAAACAACAGAAACAACAGCTCAGCGTCGCCCAGCAAGATCTGGCTAAACTGAGCAAGGTCGAGCAGAAGCTCAATCAGGAACTGGCTGCCGAGCAGGAAGAGATTGAAGGGATTCAGGGCACGGTTCTCGGGGCCGCCAAACGGGTCAATGACCTTTTTGAGCACAGTCCGCTGGGTGCCGAGTTTGTCCAACAACGTCAGACCATTGATACCATCCTCGAGAAGAAAAACTTCCCCGGCATGGATGAGATTCGCGCCCTCACAGCCCTGTGTCGCGCCTATGCCACAGCCGGCAGCCAGGTCACTCTGGGCAATGGTGAATTTTTTGCCGAAGACGGCAATGTTGTTCGTGGCGAGATCGCCCGTATCGGTGCGCTGGGTGCCGTTTACCGAGACCGCGACAACGCCGGTTACCTGCAAGCCAACAGTGACGGACGTGAACTGGTAGCGGTCGCCGGTGAGATTCCCGGTCCAGCACTGAATGCCATTGATCGCTTTTTCAGTGGCGAGCACAGCCACCTGCCGTTGGACATCTCCGGTGGCGCGGTATTTCTGCAGATGACCCAGAGCAAAAGTTTCGGCGAATGGCTTGAATCAGGCGGTTTTCTGGTGTGGCCGATTCTGGCTATCGGCGTCATCGCTCTGCTGCTGGCCGCTGAGCGTCTGGCGTTCTTCCTGCGCATTCGCGCCAACTCCGACACCATCCTTCACCAGGTCACCCGTTATGTGGAGTTGGATCAGATCAAAGAGGGTGAGATGTTCTGCCGGGAGAAGAAAAACGCCCCCACCTGCCAGATCCTCGCCAGTTGCCTGAAGCAGATCGGCCAGACGCAGGAGGTTCTCGACAACGCCCTTGAAGAAGCCTTGATGAAACAGATGCCGCGCTTTGAGAAGTTTCTGCCCACCATGGCCATGTTTGCTGCCATTGCCCCACTGCTCGGCTTGCTCGGGACTGTTACCGGTATGATCAGCACCTTCCAGGTGATCACCGTGTTCGGCACCGGCGATCCAAAGATGATGTCCGGTGGCATCTCCGAGGCATTGATCACCACCCAAGTCGGTCTGGCCGTGGCCATCCCCATCATGCTGCTGCATCATCTGTTTGAGCGGCGCGTGGATGTGTTGATTGGCGACATGGAAGAAAAAGGCACGGCGTTCAAGATCACCCTGCTGAAAACCGGGCGTATCACGCCGCAACCGCAGGATAGCAACCATGAGTAA